The genomic stretch ttatgtagtattaaaatttgaaccaaaaaaaaaagaaagaaaaaagtgtggaaaggaggaagaagaaaagcagAAGGTAAAAAGGGGTAGTTGTGATGAGTTTAGTGGGTGAAAGCAAAAGGTGATGTTATGGCAGTATGATTAAGTAGCAAGTGCCATAACAAGTGGTTGACTCTATGGTCTTGGCTGGGAGGGATAAAATTAGgaggattaattaattagattaaaacaaatatataacatataatagtaataatgaTTGTGGTAATCAAATCATAGTAAAATGAGCAAATAAGACATTGaaacttacaaaatttttaaaaaaatgtgacATAATTACCACACGATTAACAaagtgaaatttgaatttattcttAGCCACTGGTTGGGGTAAAGATGATGATGGGAGACTGGGAGTCAAGTCGTCCATTTTCACTCACTTTGGTAGGATAGCCTCACGAGTGGCTCACAGCCTTGGCAAGACTCTTAAAATTGGAAAAACTTTAGGTtgttaaatttttgttgtttttaatgtAGAAGAAATTTTAAGTCCACAAATACGTTTGATAAGTAATTTTTATAGAGTAACGTTATTGTTGTGTCCTAAATAAAAGTccattaaaagattaaaaaagtccaaatactaaaaataattttttgagttaaaaatgtgtaaatttttcttcaaaagaaGGGGTCACGCACAGCTTGTAAATTTAATGATTTCAATATTTGAACATTTCTCTAAAGGTTCTACAAAAAggataagaattctaattttaaaaagattttaaaatattgagataaatataatttataagagTTATAATTTTAGTGAGTTTCAAAATAtcagaataaatattatttgtaaaaaatttaattctaaaaggCTTAAAATTGTTTCATGCTCTTCCATAAATAAACATactattatttatgaaaatgtaTATCTCTGATACTAGTGTGAATATTGTTATCAGGTGTTTATTATCTTTAGTGTCTAATATAAGAATTGAAATGTTTGTGCGGAGATTTCTCTACgccttttgaatattttttttttacttaacaACAATGTTTTAgtcttataaatttattgttatattcgAGCGATAACAattataaacttaaatttataataattttatctaaaattaacaataaatatactatttagtagatttattgttaattttaaatgggaCTATCATGAATTTGTATGTACCACATAAATTTTTAaggattatttattaaaattatttgtgaATATAACAAGATAAGAGTGTTTTGTAATAGAAGAAAATGGGTAAAAAATGAATATTGTCTAAAAAGTAAATACACTTAGTACATTTTAATCATTgtgtttatatattatttttattatcaaatacTATAGTGACTTgatttaaagttaataaaaacCCGTGGGAAGGgcttttaaaattattaccCAATCGGCGAATGTGTGTTGCTAGGTGGGTGGGAAGATAAGGGAATCCAAGCCGCCCATTAGAGAGCGCTCTCGTGCAACACGGCAGTAGACCAGACTAATCCTCAGTGAAGGTGACGTGTTCAAGAGTGTGTCACGTGTCCATATTATGAGGTGGTGGGCCCCAAATGCTTCGCCATCAGAGACCATTCATCTCTCGTCTGTCATTTCTACCGGCGAAAAGCTGATCTTTTAATTATTCCTTTAACAGTAacgattataaatatattttattttattttaaataagatatatttgttatcttttattttttcacatttaaataattttattaattaattaaataatttaaactaGACTAATAAAATTATCTGGGTGTTAAAAgcaagatataattttattattaatgagaAACATatcgtattttaaaatatataattaattgataggatcatttgaaaattaaaaataatcttgaaataaaatataactaggaaatattaaattttaaaaataaaatataataaatacacatttattaaagtatatatatatatttaatattccTTAAGAAAGATGATTAACGTTATTCATAATCCTAATtattgattataaatttattattttttattaattattgtgccTCAATCAATACAAGTGATTATATATATGATaggttaattacactaataataactcaactttgtattctattactatttggttactgaactttgaaatacTACATGTTAgttactgatatttcaaaacggttaCTGCTTAGTTattgaactttgaaatattatctgttagtcattgatatttcaaaattgttatcTGTTAgacactgaactttaaaatattacctattagtcactaatatttcaaaactgttattggatagtcactgaactttaaaatattatttgttagtcattgataatttaaaattatttttcacccGTCACTTGatagttactgaactttaagttcacgagtgacgAATGAGGaacatttttgaaatattagtgactaacagataatattttaaagttcaatgtaacagttttgaaatatcaatgactaatagataacattttaaagttcagtatcTAAGCattaacagttttgaaatatcaataacTAATacgtaacatttcaaagttcagtgatcaaatagtaataaaatacaaagttggattattattggtgtaattaaccgtATATATGAGTAtcctctttgtttttttttcttttaattaaattctctttgatttaatcaatgtaaTCTCCATGTAATAATGTCACCCAAATTAGTCATTGGTGAATGAATTTGCGTGCCTTTGTCACAAGTTTGATTCACCACATCACAAATTGTGCCTGGATTGGTCAGTTTTGACCAATTTTCTTGCAAAATAATTAGGTTAGAATAGTCCGATGTGATTTTCCTAAAAAGATTTTTTTCATACTTAATTCTAATAAACGCACAAAAAAAGTTGATTGGAgaatgaagaaacaaaagaaaaatgagaggaaggaatCTAAttattggagaaaaaaaaaagagacaaaagaAGAATGGGACCAAGGGAAAGACTTTAAACAACACTTGTGGGTTGAGCTTTTTTATACTTGTTGTCTTGTCTATTACTATCATTTAAGGGATGTATGTTAAAAcgagtaaaataaaaaatattaaaataagattagaatatattttgaatcaagatatagaatgatcaagataagattgaaaagtattctaagatttttattaaactgatgtattttttttttcttatctataaagactaaaatatgcttatcttgaagggaggagagataagcatatcttgaaagatcaagataatgagtcattaatgatttttttaaaatatttcaaataaatttaacaaacatgttgTAAAGGATAGAAGTTTGATATGCATTCCATATCTTAACTTTTTCACcccatatattaattaacaaatgtcCCTAAATTTataatagaattattatattatttatatctgACAATATAACAATTACTCGATACAAATAATTTGAGAGAAGAGTGTGGGCCCTATTGGGGTAAGGCCGTACCTCACTTCCTTGCTAGCTCGCGTCAAGAAGAGGCAACGAATCAACTCTGAAAATTaccattgaaataaaaataataaaattaaggcAAACTAGATTTTTACAATTAAAGGGTAGCGTGTCAAGGATGCTACCAAGATCATGAGTGTTATCCATTATCAAGCCTTTCTCAATGGGTGATAGACAAAGAGCTCACCAATCGTGCGAGTGACTTCATTGCTACTTTAGTGACTTTTATTTACATGACACtcgttaaatttatatatgtaaaatataaattgatggagatcattttttttttttttttactaattaagTCAATTATTCTAATTTCACCCTTAATAAAAATAGTTAGAAATAGTATTCCACCCAACAAGACTATATATCAAAGGGAGTAGTACACTTACAACAACCGCGCACTTaatctaatataataataataatctcaaTAAAGAAACCATAACATACTAAATTGTGGTTTTTTGTCTCATTTGGCACACACTCTCTCTGTCACGCGAGCGTTTCGTATCAAAAAGGTCAATGATTGTGCTCATAATTGCTATAAAGACAAGATTAGATAAGAAGATTAGCcacaaataatattaaaaccCTCACGAAGTTAGGGCCGTAGAAATCGATTCAAAGGAATAGTTAAAATCGTGAAACATCATTAATCAATCTTTTACTATCTTTGGATCCTAGTCATTTATTATGTGAATCAAGCATCTACCAACCTGGCTGCCTTTGTCATTATATAAGCACTAGCAGCATGCTGGGGTCACATTCTATATGCTTAATTAACTTACAccttccttaattaattattattagattcATTCATTGTTTGAGAGGAACacattaattactaaaaaaatgccatttttttgGAATATGGGTATTTTAGACTTGGGCCAATATTAAGGATTTGATTTGAACTCCAAGTCCAGATCTAATTTGGGTGCATACATCAAGTTGAGATAAAATATTTGACTAAATTTAGATCCAAATTGTATCATTTCTCATCAAGATTACTTCATGAATTCAAATCCAACCGTTTGTACTCATTCATCAGGTTTGCATCTGATTAGTGCAATTGTGACCCTTCACCAACTTTACAACGTGGCACGAGTTTCAagaattaaatatcatattaattaCATTATGATTGCATCACTTTAACTTGAATCTCATGACTAATTTAATTGTCTAAAAACATATCAAAAGATAGAACTTCACATTCTTTTTGTAGATCGAGCAAGTCCAAGATAAACTCAACGAAATTTTCTCttagtaaaatttaaaagtattctaagaataattaaaaatataaaatatagtaaaatcaaaatacactaatcaatttataacaaattaaaaattaataaccttAATTTTTACACCTTGATGTTAAGTTCAGTACTCTTTcttgataattttattgtattacaaactatatattaattactagGATATTGTAAAGTTTTTATATGGACGGTGGCTACAACTTACACGCGGGCATTTTTAATATGATTCCTTCAATATTTATTTACCATAAATAATTGGAAGAATACTAATATAATACGTACTAATGCAAGCATCTTAAATATGGACATATTTTATGCTAATTGCTTAGTTTAGTTGTGGTTGTATTGTTCTTTCTCATATAGTTGTGTGGGGTTGTTGAATAAAAAAGTTGTCCTAATTAACTAATTGGGAAGACTATATTAATCACttctaaattttaatgtaattgCAAAAccacttttcatattttaaaaatagcaataatttccattattattaaataaatatataaaataatcattttatcctttattctctctcttatttattcaatttatctctcatgttttgttttcaatttagaaaaataaaataaataataaacgaCTAGTCATCGTTGACCACCGCATGTAGAGAGTATGGATAACAATTTCTTGATGATGACGATCGTTTAATCATCTGCAAAGAGATGGGgagagaaaatttttaaaatataaagatattttaaccatttaaaattatttaactagggttaactaatataagaaaaaaattataacacaaTATTAAATCTCAAAGgtattcaatatattttttttaaacgtCAAAAGTCAGgaatatttgatataattaCCTTAAATCTCAAAGATAATCATcgtattttcatttaattcttGTTTGGTACAATTAGTgtaccaaatttttaaaacttaaaaggaGTTGGTAAGGGCATTGAAGTTTTCAATCtcaaatttcatttcataaacATGAATGAATATACTTACCCAACAAagagaattaatattattgGCCAAGCAAACTAATTATAGCTCAAACCAAATGCCTAATATGTATTTAATGTTTGTATTTGGTAGTCCTAACTAATGAGacaaaatggaaaatgaagcTGGTggagtcaaattaaaaattaaattggcaGAAGCATAATCACAGTCCATTCCAACCCTCATTAGATATTTAATTAGAGAATGGTTTGGAAGTTTTTAGATACTTCAATAATTTTCTTGCATGAGGCAAAGGAACGTGTGAATATGTGTGTGCATCACAAGAGATGTCGCACCATCAAGCCTAAAGCAAGCTAATCATTTAGTGTTTGACATGATTTCTCTCATCTACCTTACCTAAAAGTTTTTGGGTAAATGCCATTTAATCTTTTAACATTTAATCTATATTAATACACAAGTGTCattaaaaatatcacaatttaatatataaataatatttttcaatacttAGATTTCCTCTTGACTTAACATCTAACACcaaattttcctaattttattttttttatagatgtTGCTGGGAAGTTGGGACCCAAAGCATCGCCCAAGAATTTTATAcgagtttgaaatttttatctTCCGGGGTAAACTCCGACAATCAGAAATTGGTGTTAGACAATGAGAGGACAAGCAAAGGAAGGGAGAATAATGAAAAGAGTGGTAGTAAATACTTACTTGGCACAAAAAAAATGTAAGGTTTTATAGTTTACACAATAAAAATGTGAGCGTGATTTGTGTTAGGTCCTTAGTTGAGATATAATTCCAAAATTCGACCAAGGTATGATGTCACGACATTGAGTTATACTGGTGAAACCATACCCTCTTATGGTCGAGGTATGAGATTCTGTCACATggtaagtttgaattttttttgagtaaattttattataaagtaTTATAATTAATTCCTGTGTCAACTTTTTGTAAATCATTATATTCTCACTAAATTAATTCACGTGttacttcaaaattaattaataaattacttaattatctCCCCCTTGCTTGTCTCGTGTAACTTGTGTAAAAGTTAGGCATAACATGAAAATTTTAACTTTGGTTTTAGTAGACTTACAtccataattttattaatatggcACAGACCGACTCTATCAATGATTGTgagtttttgaataaaaaaatcgTACTTTATAACCgtataatttgaaattgaagCATGCTTGATATGAGGTTGTTTTTTTTcgtgttttaattttgtattttaaatatttattttgaaattattgaaaacgtgtcttttttgttattctaaaaaattatttttaaaaataaaaaattaaaaaatacatttactttagaattttgagaaaaaatattttataatattttatttaataaatttgattattcagtgaaataaaatagtttaataatagtatattattaagtaatatatacattttgaagttgataaatattgtaatatttttttcccattataaaaataaaacacaaacaaaaaataaattaacttttgCAATTGGTGGTTGAAGAGATAATCGGAGCAAGGTGGGTCGTTGATTGTAGGCCCAGGCAAAAAGCAAAGACGAATGGCGTAGGCGAACAATGAAGGGAAAGGAGAAGCAACCAATGAAGGCAAGGCGAGACCGCAATTCAAACGACAACAGTGGTTGGAGGTGAATAACGATGGTTGTTCTGCTGTTGGAGGCAACAAATTTGGGTTGCTAGCTACGATGCAAGGGGAGAAAACGACGTCAATGACAAAAGACGAGGGTGGTCGAACAACTGGGGGTGGTCGATGACGGCTTGCGGCTGTGATGGCGGTGGCGGGCACGATTAATGGTTGAGCCTTGAAAGGAAGAGAGGAGTCGAACCTGGATGTTGGAGAGATAAGAGAAGTGTAGTCTTTGctattttccatgttttggaaatttgaggatgtttgtgataaaaaaaagttaaaatgactttttgttgttttgagtttgttttacaattttttttttgttttcaaaaatacgtttttaaaaatataaaagtaaatatattttaactgttttgaaaaattaaaaacgatatgaaaataacaaagagaacagaGTCTAAAGTTTTTGTGGTTTCAAATATGCCCCTGAACTATAcaaaatcacttatttaaaGACATAAAATGTGCCCCCTAGTTCACTTGTTAGCCAGATatttaaatgagtgattttgACAAGTTCATGAcatatttgaaattacaaaaaaatttaaagttctataagaaaagaatttaaaagtttaaaaacataaatatactttttatcAAAGTTTAGCTACACatttaaaatacacaaaaatttagaattttacaacaaaacaaaaatgtaaaaGATCATAGGCATAAGTACAATTTTTGCCTAAGAACTATCAATGTCCTTTACtaagaggttgtttggcttagcgGTTTGACCACTTAAAAGCTACTTATGCAACGTATACGCTATATGGCGTTTTATGATGAAATGTTTGGCAATAACAATCAGCTTAAAAACCATGTAGGTTATCTGCGATTGAAATAGCATTTTACAAAGTTGGTGCCTCTAGCTTTGGCAAAAGATGCTACAAAATTACTGCCGTTGACCAACGAAAATATTATTCTGTCCTCAAAAgttacatcttcttcttctccattgctCTCTTCTCCTATATTAGAAGCGAAGATTACTGTCGTTGCCGCTATAGCTACCGCCGTTGCCCCTCGTCCAAACTCGCTGCTGCCATCGCCCCTCCTCCAGATTCGTCGTCATCCAGTTGGGCTGCCATTGCCATTTGGTTGGTGGGTCGCGCCATTGGGTAAGCCATCGGCCACTGCTCTTcagcgtgtatatatatatataacaacaataataaacataatatatgttatatatatatataacacaaaataaaatatgttattattatatataacacaaaataaaatatgttattattatatataacacaaaataatatatattattattatataaaacatatataatatatagtaatattgtattaatatatttttaataattatatataatttattaacatttaataataaaattttacatcattcaacatcatgtctattttagtatttttgtcaagttttaataacttatcagttattttaaaccaaacacattaatattagttgatagcttaaaagtatatttattcaaataaattattaacttaaatgctatttaacttttaacttgaaagttaaatagcttaaaagctaTAAAAACAAATCGGTAAGCCAAATAGCCTCTAAATCACACAACACGACCCCATAAAATTTACTCTAAAATATAAGTATTCTATACAAAATTGCccccaattaaaaaaaaaaaaatgttcttttctgttttcttttagTTAAGTGCACAACACAATACCCTTTATAGTAGACAGGACAGCAACAGTTTATTAACGATCTCAAACGAGCCCTTACTTTACTTTTttgttactctttttttttttttttttcttttttccttcaatCTTTATGATCTCAATCTTTCGTAGGGTCCCCTTTGTCGGATTTAGTTCCCATCTTCTCCTTCTGTTTCcgtttttcttaatttaatcattaaaggTGTTTCTTATTATTGCTAAgtttatataaagaaaattgTGATAAAAGCATTAGTCATTTTCACACCAAAGGGAAGgccaaaaagaaaattatggaCCCGTCTTAACTTTTTAATGTAAGGtatctttaattatataaaaaactaaaagtaaaaattaaaaaataaaatttaaaattgggCGGGGCCtatactttttgttttttttttaaaaaaaaaagtaggaaGAGATGGAAAGCCATTACAAGAGGTGGAACATAATTTTGGTCCAAGCAGAATGAATGTAAGGGCAGCAATTATTAAAGCCCCATTATTCCTGCATAAGATGTGTCATCTAATCTTCAATTTTAAAGCCCCAAAAAATAGCATAGTAGGTGGCACTGGACCAGGCATGGGCCAATCCAGGCATGTCTAAGTGCCCCCCATATCTGTACGGTTATTGCCctacattatttatttattctgttTTTTGTGGGCACATTCATGCTGCTTCATTTGAATCTGGACAAGTCTTCCAAATATAACCCTCCATGAAATTAAGGCTGCTATGGGTAAAATGGGTTTTacttaaaaatcatatattgGGTCGTTTTGTTCAGTTAGGTTATGACGTTTAGTTCATGAGTTTTTAGTGTATAATAATTGAATTGGATTGGTAGTGAGTTAATTAATACGAAGACCATTCTATGCCCACTATTGCTTGGTTGGAAATTCCACATGTTGTAGTGGGTGGCTGATCCATGCCATGGTCGAGCAATCGGACTTTGCAGCCCAAAAATGGAGGCGACTTGGTACTTGATGAAAGAGATGGAATAATATTAGCTAGTCATAAGGACCGATCGATGTTGGATATTATTCTAATCCCAATTGCTTCTCGAgtagaacatataaaaaaaaaaagagtaccctctcatgaaaaggaaaagaaaaagaaaaattaaaaaagaacaaagataCAGATCTTTTATCCACAGGTTGAAGTCAACTCCGAAGTGCCAATCTTAGGGTTTCCTCTAGCAGCTTAGGTGTGACGGGGCATTGGTTATTATTCATCTGCAAGCAAGAAGAAACATTGAGAAGGCTTCATTAATTAGTATTTTATGACCAGAACGAAGAATATTGGGAGAGACTTGTTATATATGGTGGAGGGTGGTGGGCCGACTACTCATTCCAAGTAAGGAAATGGGCCGAGCAGGGCTACCACCACCACTGTCGGAATCCTGAGTAGACGTTGTATATGTACCTGAGCAATAATGTTCAAGGCTAGAGTGGTGTCCCCAAAAGTCATGACATTGCTGTTGGTGACAACCAGATGAAGCTTTTCTatttcactaaggattttcaccACAAGCCCATTCCGCTTCTCGCAGTAAATCCGGAGGAGCACGTTGGTGTCCGAAATCCTGACGTTGATCTCCGGGAATGGCTGGTTGGAGCTGCTATCGGAATGCTCGTCGGACGATGAGTTGTTGTCGTCGCCGGAGATCCAAGACTTCTTCAGAGAGATTACCGATTCCTCAGGCTTCTTCGCGGCCTCTTCCTCCAACGATTTCACTCTTTCTTGGAGCTGTTTGATGTACTTTATTGCATCTCCTAGGACAGAAGCTTGGTCCAACTGCAAATAAAAGTGGAAAAATTTTGTAACATCGTagatagaaataaataatatgtaacccaatttatataataataggaagaagaagaagaagataaaaacagaagagagagagagagagagagagtattggAGCACTTTACTGGGGAAGTGACAATTGAACAGTTAGGTTGAACCGAATACTGATTCAAAGTGAAAGATCCTTTTCAACCATTCCAATTTGCACATTAGTTTGGCCAAGGAACGGGTCACGTTGACTGGGCATTTAAGGGTGGTATTTTATCCACCAAGGTGTCGTGTTGCAGTTTACTTTGATGGAGTCTAAAATGACGATTAATTAAAAACAGATTACTCCATCAACTGCGTTAGCTTATCTACTAGGAATTAGTgctcttaatattatttttctgcTCTAACCCACATCACATGGCCCCTGCACCAGGCAAAATAATGAATACATCTATCTCCAGTGACGTACTATAATTTGCTCTCAAAACTTTTTCAGTGACCCCTAattctaaaaaacaaaaattaaatatgattttatttcattattatcttttttatatataaaaatggtTAGAAGGAGAATAATTTTATGTCCGAGAATGGTGGGCCGATGGAAGGCCACTTCTCAATCAGGAAAACATTATTCGAGTTGAAATTAATGGGTAAATAACGATATTTCTGTACCTTTTCAAGGCAGGGAAGGAGAGCTGAAAGAGCAATGATCCGCTGGCTGAGCCGTTGCCGGCGTTTCCTTTCGGCCATAACGTGATCTTTGGCCTGTAACTTAGTCCTAGGCGCCGAGCCAGCCTTTTTGGCGTCCTCGCCGAAGTCCACGGCCTTGTTGGAGCTCGCGGAGATTGCGTACGATGAGAAGTTCATATTTCTCTGAGCCATCATATTCTCGTCTTTGCTCTTCGAGGCGGCGCTCAGCCCGCCGAACAGCGGCTGCGGCCCGTTCAGGGGCTGCGGCGGCGGCGAGTTACCGAAAGAGATGAGGCTGGAGGAAGACGATGAGTTTGAAGCCTTGGGAGCCATCTTCTCGGCCTGGCAAGCCGAGCTCCAGTGGCTGGTCTTCATCATCTTGGCTGGCTTCATCGTGTCTATCTCATGGATTGGAATCGCAGGAGTTTTATGGCCGAACGACGTCGGGTAGTTCGTGCACGTTTCCGCCGAGAAAGAAGCGAAATCGTTCATTGAATCGTCCAGTGACTCCAGTTGACAATGGTCGAAGAATGTCGGATCCTCCATTTCCTGGAAACCAAATCACGATTTTCCCATAAAAAATCACCAAACCGGCAACAAAACCCATATCCCAGGTTAATTTCCAACTTTCCGGCCGACTTACCAGTTCGGACAACAATGCCGCCGGCGAAAAATCCATTGCCAAAATCTCTTGGTTATGCAGAAACTAAGTAATCCTGCAAAAAGAACAAATTGAGCCCCCCAAATCTTAGTCCACAAACTACAGTAAATGCATCAGTCTGATCGACTAAAAGGCCAAGACTTGTTTACGTTTGAAATCATATACAGATTGATGGAGATCTTAATTATTGATTACCACGAGAGAAGACTGGCTGATCTTCTTCCCCTCAAAGGATTACGGGAGAAATAGGCTGTGTTTCACAGAGctataaagagaagaaaatgatcaaataaGGCGTTCAGAATGATTCTTCTGCCTCTGTTTCCTGGATCCCCCCGGGCAAGTGGGTAAGTtggtataatatattttttaaataatcagagagagagagagagagagagagagacagagagggtGCTTCCTTGGGGCGGCTCTCTAGCTTTCTCCACTCTTTGGTTCCAATTTATAGCCCACCAACTATATCgatccataataataataatgttattctgtaatttacttattatttatttgcattttcccttcttcctcttccttccctCCTctgctcttcttctctttggttGAAGTTGTGAGATATTTGGTTGATTAAGACATTGACACATCTGCTCCATTACTATTCTCACATTTGAATTATCCTCTAcacaattaaatatt from Diospyros lotus cultivar Yz01 chromosome 9, ASM1463336v1, whole genome shotgun sequence encodes the following:
- the LOC127809224 gene encoding transcription factor bHLH18-like: MDFSPAALLSELEMEDPTFFDHCQLESLDDSMNDFASFSAETCTNYPTSFGHKTPAIPIHEIDTMKPAKMMKTSHWSSACQAEKMAPKASNSSSSSSLISFGNSPPPQPLNGPQPLFGGLSAASKSKDENMMAQRNMNFSSYAISASSNKAVDFGEDAKKAGSAPRTKLQAKDHVMAERKRRQRLSQRIIALSALLPCLEKLDQASVLGDAIKYIKQLQERVKSLEEEAAKKPEESVISLKKSWISGDDNNSSSDEHSDSSSNQPFPEINVRISDTNVLLRIYCEKRNGLVVKILSEIEKLHLVVTNSNVMTFGDTTLALNIIAQMNNNQCPVTPKLLEETLRLALRS